The proteins below are encoded in one region of Saccopteryx leptura isolate mSacLep1 chromosome 1, mSacLep1_pri_phased_curated, whole genome shotgun sequence:
- the NPY2R gene encoding neuropeptide Y receptor type 2, producing the protein MGPIGAKAEENQTVEEMKVEQYSPGPATPRGELAPDPEPELIDSTKLIEVQIVLILAYCSIILLGVIGNSLVIHVVIKFKSMHTVTNIFIANLAVADLLVNTLCLPFTLTYTLMGEWKMGPVLCHVVPYAQGLAVQVSTITLTVIALNRHHCIVHHLERKISKRFSFLIIGLSWGISALLASPLAIFREYSLIEIIPDFAIVACTEKWPGEEKSMYGTVYSLSCLLILYVLPLGIISFSYTRIWSKLKNHVSPGTANDHYHQRRQKTTKMLVCVVVVFAVSWLPLHAFQLAVDIDNQVLNLREYKLIFTVFHIIAMCSTFANPLLYGWMNSNYRKAFLAAFRCEQRLDTIHSEVFVSFQAKKNLEVKKNNGPRDSFTEATNV; encoded by the coding sequence ATGGGCCCAATAGGTGCAAAGGCTGAAGAGAACCAGACAGTggaagaaatgaaagtggagcaGTATAGTCCCGGGCCCGCCACTCCCAGAGGTGAGCTGGCCCCTGACCCTGAGCCAGAGCTTATAGACAGCACCAAGCTGATTGAGGTACAGATTGTCCTCATCTTGGCCTATTGTTCCATCATCTTACTTGGGGTGATTGGCAACTCCCTGGTGATCCACGTGGTGATCAAATTCAAGAGCATGCATACAGTAACCAACATTTTCATTGCCAATCTGGCTGTGGCAGATCTGCTGGTGAACACCCTGTGCTTGCCATTCACTCTGACCTATACCTTAATGGGAGAGTGGAAAATGGGTCCTGTGCTATGCCATGTGGTACCCTATGCCCAGGGCCTGGCAGTGCAAGTGTCCACAATCACCTTGACAGTCATTGCCCTGAACCGGCATCATTGCATCGTCCACCACCTGGAGAGGAAGATCTCTAAGCGATTCAGCTTCTTGATTATTGGCTTGTCCTGGGGCATCAGCGCCCTGCTCGCAAGCCCACTGGCCATCTTCCGTGAGTATTCACTGATTGAGATCATTCCTGACTTTGCGATTGTGGCCTGTACCGAGAAGTGGCCCGGTGAGGAGAAGAGCATGTATGGCACTGTCTACAGCCTTTCCTGCTTACTAATCCTGTATGTTTTGCCTCTGGGCATCATATCTTTCTCCTACACTCGTATCTGGAGCAAACTTAAGAACCATGTCAGCCCTGGAACTGCTAATGATCACTACCATCAGCGCAGGCAGAAGACCACCAAGATGCTGGTGTGCGTGGTGGTCGTGTTTGCGGTCAGCTGGCTGCCTCTCCATGCCTTCCAGCTCGCTGTCGACATTGACAACCAAGTCCTGAACCTGAGGGAGTACAAACTCATCTTTACCGTGTTCCACATCATCGCCATGTGCTCTACCTTTGCCAACCCCCTGCTCTATGGCTGGATGAACAGCAACTACAGAAAGGCTTTCCTCGCCGCCTTCCGCTGTGAGCAGAGGCTGGACACCATTCACTCGGAGGTGTTCGTGTCTTTCCAGGCTAAAAAGAACCTGGAAGTCAAAAAGAACAACGGCCCCAGAGACTCTTTCACAGAGGCTAccaatgtctga